From Caldicellulosiruptor hydrothermalis 108, a single genomic window includes:
- a CDS encoding class II aldolase/adducin family protein, with product MERNKTLQELVWLCQKIGRKIDYVQGGGGNISVKLDSQYMAIKASGFRLDQVTEEDGYVIVDYQKIKSFYENVNLSQNKDYEKESLEIAQKSSLSFSGKVLRPSVEVGFHSVLDRYVIHSHSVYANILACSCEGRQLCYQIFKDKNFNFIWIPYINPGFSLTIEIANQLRSLPAEDKRPKVIFMENHGLIVSSDNLKEVYEVHERVNLLIKRWFKIRGRYPSCVLKQIGDNRYQSRTRFILDFIKSEKFEFELFEKYPLYPDQLVYINSSLYAENPKIEIDLQRGRVIYNAAYSEALATEETLLAYLYVITKINKFSLTIKTMSQNEMEYIKNWESEKYRKELLKKMAK from the coding sequence ATGGAAAGAAATAAAACCTTACAAGAGCTTGTATGGCTGTGCCAGAAAATTGGCAGAAAGATTGACTATGTTCAGGGTGGCGGGGGAAATATTTCTGTAAAGCTTGATTCTCAGTATATGGCAATAAAAGCCTCTGGTTTTAGGCTTGACCAAGTGACAGAAGAAGACGGGTATGTAATTGTAGACTATCAAAAAATAAAAAGCTTTTATGAGAATGTAAATCTTTCACAGAACAAAGACTACGAAAAAGAAAGTCTTGAAATTGCTCAAAAAAGTAGTTTAAGTTTTTCTGGGAAAGTTTTAAGACCATCAGTGGAAGTAGGGTTTCACTCTGTACTTGATAGATACGTCATCCACTCTCATTCTGTATATGCTAATATCTTGGCTTGTTCATGTGAAGGCAGGCAGCTTTGCTACCAAATATTTAAAGATAAAAATTTTAACTTTATCTGGATACCTTATATCAATCCTGGTTTTTCATTGACCATTGAAATTGCAAACCAGCTTAGAAGCCTGCCAGCTGAAGATAAAAGGCCAAAGGTAATCTTCATGGAAAATCATGGACTTATTGTGTCTTCAGATAATTTGAAAGAAGTCTATGAGGTGCATGAAAGGGTTAACCTTTTGATAAAAAGGTGGTTCAAAATAAGAGGACGATATCCTTCTTGTGTGCTAAAACAAATTGGTGATAACAGATACCAGAGCAGAACAAGGTTTATCTTGGATTTTATAAAGTCAGAAAAGTTTGAATTTGAACTATTTGAAAAATATCCTCTTTATCCTGACCAGCTTGTTTATATAAACTCAAGTCTGTATGCAGAAAATCCAAAGATAGAAATAGATTTACAAAGAGGCAGAGTTATATACAATGCAGCCTATTCAGAAGCGCTTGCAACTGAAGAGACTTTGCTTGCTTATCTTTATGTGATAACTAAAATAAACAAGTTTAGTCTTACTATAAAAACTATGTCACAGAATGAAATGGAATATATCAAAAACTGGGAGAGTGAAAAATATAGAAAAGAACTATTAAAGAAAATGGCAAAATAA
- the srlD gene encoding sorbitol-6-phosphate dehydrogenase, giving the protein MSCKRLEGQVAIVTGAAQGLGEALARRLDKEGCKVVVADINLEGAQKVASELSEAIAVKCDVTNEQDVEAMVDKTIETFGQLDLMVANAGILIAKPITEFSLAEWKKVIDVNLIGYFLCARAAARVMIPRRKGNIIQINSKSGKKGSYKNSAYSASKFGGIGLTQSLALELAEYGIRVNAICPGNLLDSPLWVNSLYEQYSKNQGLTPEQIREKYLSQVPLRRACTYDDVANVLVFLASDEASYMTGQAINVTGGQEMR; this is encoded by the coding sequence ATGAGCTGCAAACGATTAGAGGGACAGGTTGCGATTGTTACAGGAGCTGCCCAGGGGCTTGGCGAGGCTTTAGCAAGAAGACTTGACAAGGAAGGTTGTAAGGTTGTTGTTGCAGATATAAATTTGGAAGGTGCTCAAAAAGTTGCAAGCGAGCTATCCGAAGCTATTGCTGTAAAGTGTGATGTTACAAACGAACAAGATGTCGAAGCAATGGTCGACAAGACAATTGAAACTTTTGGCCAGCTTGATTTGATGGTTGCAAATGCCGGAATACTGATTGCAAAGCCTATTACAGAATTTTCACTTGCTGAGTGGAAAAAGGTAATCGATGTAAACCTCATTGGATATTTCTTGTGCGCAAGAGCCGCAGCAAGGGTTATGATTCCACGCCGAAAAGGAAATATAATCCAGATAAATAGTAAGTCCGGAAAGAAAGGATCATACAAAAACTCTGCATACTCTGCATCAAAGTTTGGTGGAATTGGTCTTACACAGAGCTTAGCACTTGAGCTTGCAGAGTACGGGATAAGAGTAAACGCAATATGCCCGGGAAATCTGCTTGATTCACCTTTGTGGGTAAACAGCCTTTATGAGCAGTACTCCAAAAATCAAGGACTTACACCAGAACAGATAAGAGAAAAGTATTTGAGCCAAGTACCACTCAGGCGCGCCTGCACATATGACGATGTTGCAAATGTGCTCGTATTTTTAGCATCTGATGAGGCAAGCTACATGACAGGGCAGGCTATAAATGTAACAGGTGGTCAGGAAATGAGATAA
- a CDS encoding APC family permease, translating to MESNILLKKNLNIWMALSLVVGMVIGSGVFFKATPVAKYSGSFAFIFFAWLLGGVMSLCGALVAAEFSARYPHTGGLYVYLEKIYGNEISFLFGWMNTLIYTPAILSALSVLFADQVSSMLNANQMVHDILVLSILTAIVIINVIGNKYGGALQLLATVLKLIPLFLIILFGLIRPIEAENFASYGHFTKNFGLAVLSTLWAYDGWLSVPNVAGEMKNAKKNLVLVLIFGMLFVIVVYLLVNIAYINVIGIGKLATAENAINLISEKLFGQIGKVLISLGIIISIVGTLNGFALTGIRIPYAMATNQRFIVNNVFSKLHPRFATPVNSSILVYILSLLYIFTRSFNRLTDLAMFSTWIFYVLFFIGIFIKRKREGKNKEGYNTFLYPITPLVAIFSGLYILVNNIFLNPTDSIFSILITLLGLPVYFLFVKKKIKK from the coding sequence ATGGAAAGTAATATTCTTCTTAAGAAAAATCTAAACATCTGGATGGCACTGTCCTTAGTTGTGGGAATGGTAATTGGTTCAGGGGTATTTTTCAAAGCAACACCTGTTGCAAAGTACTCTGGAAGTTTTGCTTTTATTTTTTTTGCATGGCTTTTGGGTGGAGTTATGTCACTGTGCGGTGCCCTTGTTGCTGCTGAGTTTTCAGCAAGATATCCTCACACAGGCGGGCTTTATGTCTATCTTGAAAAGATTTATGGAAATGAAATTTCTTTTTTGTTTGGCTGGATGAACACTCTAATTTATACACCGGCCATACTCTCTGCATTATCTGTTTTGTTTGCAGACCAAGTATCAAGTATGTTAAATGCAAATCAGATGGTACATGATATTTTAGTTTTGAGTATCTTGACAGCAATAGTTATAATCAATGTTATAGGCAACAAATATGGTGGAGCTCTTCAGCTTTTGGCAACAGTTTTAAAACTAATACCCCTTTTTCTGATTATTCTTTTTGGTCTCATAAGACCTATTGAAGCTGAAAATTTTGCATCTTATGGACATTTTACAAAAAATTTCGGACTTGCAGTTTTATCTACACTGTGGGCTTACGATGGCTGGCTCTCTGTGCCAAATGTTGCTGGAGAGATGAAAAATGCCAAAAAAAATCTGGTTTTGGTGCTCATATTCGGAATGTTATTTGTCATAGTGGTTTATCTTCTTGTAAACATTGCTTACATTAATGTCATTGGAATTGGAAAGCTTGCAACAGCTGAAAACGCTATAAACCTTATTTCTGAAAAGTTATTCGGTCAAATTGGAAAGGTTCTAATATCACTTGGTATAATTATTTCCATTGTTGGAACCTTAAATGGTTTTGCCCTGACAGGTATAAGAATTCCTTATGCCATGGCAACAAATCAGCGATTTATTGTAAACAATGTATTTTCAAAGCTTCATCCTCGTTTTGCAACACCTGTGAACTCAAGCATACTTGTTTATATTCTCTCGCTCTTGTATATTTTCACACGAAGCTTTAACAGGCTCACAGATCTTGCCATGTTTTCAACGTGGATATTCTATGTTCTGTTTTTTATTGGAATATTTATCAAGCGAAAAAGAGAAGGAAAAAACAAGGAAGGGTACAATACATTTTTGTATCCTATAACCCCACTTGTTGCTAT
- a CDS encoding PHP domain-containing protein, whose amino-acid sequence MAQVEFELEKELNHEDKERRLESLLKFFELVRQGKISLLPKSSVINNHIHTFYSFSPYSPSKAIYMAAKSGLPTAGIMDHDTIAGSEEFISAGKIAGIATTIGVECRADFSKTLLSGKKINNPDQHSIAYVAIHGIPHNQIETVMNFFKPYIEIRMKRNRLMVENINSLLSKYEIALDFEKDVVSISKYKEGGTVTERHILFALAKKLIERVGKGKKLINFLKDELKIEISKKVEGFLSDEQNPFYEYDLLGLLKSDFTPKFYINATDECPDIKEVVEFSHKIGAIIAYAYLGDVVESVTGDKRSEKFEDDYLELLFEVLDELGIKAVTYMPSRNTLSQLKRVKNLCEKYDFLQISGEDINSPRQSFICEALKQDEFKHLIDTTWALIGHEIMATEDKELGFFSDKMQEKFPNLRDRIEYFKNIGLKMWSKSD is encoded by the coding sequence ATGGCACAAGTTGAGTTTGAGCTTGAAAAAGAACTAAATCATGAAGATAAGGAGAGAAGACTTGAATCTCTTTTAAAGTTTTTTGAGCTTGTCAGGCAAGGCAAGATTTCATTGCTACCAAAAAGTAGTGTCATTAACAATCACATACATACATTCTACTCATTTTCACCATACTCTCCTTCAAAGGCAATCTACATGGCGGCAAAAAGCGGTCTTCCGACAGCAGGTATAATGGACCATGACACCATAGCAGGCAGTGAAGAATTTATCTCTGCCGGGAAAATAGCAGGTATTGCAACAACAATTGGTGTTGAGTGCAGAGCTGACTTTTCAAAAACCTTGCTTTCTGGCAAAAAGATAAATAATCCTGACCAGCATTCTATTGCTTATGTTGCAATTCATGGAATTCCACATAACCAAATTGAAACTGTAATGAACTTTTTCAAGCCGTATATCGAAATAAGGATGAAAAGAAATAGGCTGATGGTGGAAAACATCAATAGTCTTCTTTCAAAGTATGAAATTGCTTTGGATTTTGAAAAGGATGTTGTGAGTATTTCAAAATATAAAGAAGGTGGCACTGTCACAGAAAGACACATACTTTTTGCTCTTGCAAAAAAACTCATCGAAAGAGTTGGCAAGGGAAAAAAATTGATAAATTTTCTTAAAGATGAATTGAAAATTGAGATTAGTAAGAAGGTAGAAGGTTTTCTCAGCGATGAGCAAAACCCTTTTTATGAATATGACCTGTTAGGTCTTCTCAAGAGCGATTTTACTCCAAAGTTCTATATAAATGCCACAGATGAGTGCCCTGACATAAAAGAGGTTGTAGAGTTTTCACATAAGATAGGTGCAATAATTGCATACGCATACCTTGGTGATGTTGTTGAATCTGTCACAGGCGATAAAAGAAGTGAAAAATTTGAAGATGATTATCTTGAGCTTTTGTTTGAGGTTTTGGATGAGCTTGGCATAAAAGCAGTGACATACATGCCGTCAAGAAATACTCTTTCTCAGCTCAAAAGAGTAAAAAACTTATGTGAAAAATATGACTTTCTTCAGATAAGCGGTGAAGACATAAACTCACCCCGCCAAAGTTTTATATGTGAAGCATTAAAACAGGATGAGTTTAAACATTTGATAGATACTACATGGGCTTTGATTGGACATGAAATAATGGCAACAGAGGACAAAGAACTTGGATTTTTTTCAGATAAAATGCAAGAAAAATTTCCAAATTTAAGAGACAGAATTGAATATTTTAAAAATATTGGTCTTAAAATGTGGTCAAAATCAGATTAA
- a CDS encoding class II aldolase/adducin family protein, which yields MNFELLHPADQIVMIMERIYGYGMTTTSGGNISIKDDNGDIWITPSGIDKGSLKSSDIVQVKEDGEIIGKHKPSVELPFHEMIYRARPDIKAIIHAHPPAIMAFSLARKIPNTKLIPNVHLICGEVELVDYALPGSTELGQKIADTFKKGVSTAVLANHGIVVGAENLFKAFMAFETLDFCAQLEIRAKLIGEPKPLRPKDIEISKAKQDIQMDEFIPKTYSSFERLSRKKMCELIHRAYDQRLFTSTQGTFSQRLSSNSFIITPYMVDRKYIQPEDIVRIENGYKEAGKRPSRSVLLHKYIYEKHPDVNAIIIAHPPNIMAFAVTENEFDSKTIPETYISLRNVKKIPFGSSFMQPKMTADVFSKETPAVIVENDCVIVVGKDLLDAFDKLEVLEFTAKAIIDAKRLGDVVLISQEEIEEIERAFKL from the coding sequence ATGAATTTTGAACTACTACATCCAGCCGACCAGATAGTTATGATAATGGAAAGGATATACGGCTATGGTATGACAACAACGTCTGGTGGCAATATATCAATTAAAGACGACAACGGCGATATCTGGATTACACCCTCTGGCATAGACAAAGGAAGTTTAAAAAGTAGCGACATCGTCCAGGTAAAAGAAGATGGAGAGATTATTGGCAAGCACAAGCCTTCTGTTGAACTTCCGTTTCACGAAATGATATACCGGGCAAGGCCTGATATAAAAGCAATAATTCATGCGCACCCACCGGCGATTATGGCATTTTCGCTTGCACGCAAAATTCCAAATACAAAACTGATTCCGAATGTTCATCTCATATGCGGCGAAGTTGAGCTTGTTGACTATGCTTTGCCGGGAAGCACTGAGCTTGGTCAAAAGATAGCTGATACATTCAAAAAAGGGGTATCAACAGCTGTTTTGGCAAACCACGGGATTGTTGTAGGTGCAGAAAACCTTTTCAAAGCGTTTATGGCGTTTGAAACGCTTGATTTTTGTGCTCAGCTTGAGATAAGAGCAAAGCTTATTGGTGAGCCAAAACCACTCAGACCCAAAGACATTGAGATTTCAAAAGCAAAACAGGATATTCAAATGGATGAGTTCATTCCAAAAACATATTCAAGTTTCGAAAGACTGTCAAGAAAGAAGATGTGTGAACTTATCCACAGGGCATATGACCAGAGACTTTTTACAAGCACGCAAGGAACATTTTCCCAAAGGCTTAGCAGCAATTCTTTTATTATCACACCATACATGGTGGATAGAAAATACATCCAGCCAGAGGATATTGTAAGAATAGAAAATGGGTACAAGGAGGCTGGGAAAAGGCCGAGCAGGTCAGTGCTGTTGCACAAGTATATCTATGAAAAGCATCCTGATGTCAACGCGATAATAATTGCTCATCCGCCAAACATAATGGCTTTTGCAGTGACAGAAAATGAGTTTGATTCAAAAACAATACCCGAAACTTATATTTCTCTCAGAAACGTTAAGAAAATTCCGTTTGGTTCATCGTTTATGCAGCCAAAAATGACTGCAGATGTGTTTTCTAAGGAGACTCCAGCTGTGATTGTTGAAAATGACTGTGTAATTGTTGTTGGTAAAGACCTTTTAGATGCATTTGACAAACTTGAGGTGCTGGAGTTTACTGCAAAGGCTATCATAGATGCAAAGAGGTTGGGTGATGTTGTGCTAATAAGCCAAGAAGAAATTGAAGAGATAGAAAGAGCATTTAAACTGTGA